The sequence below is a genomic window from Phycisphaerae bacterium.
CTGACCAAGGTGGAATACAAGATCATCCGTCATCCGCAGGCGCAGACGCCCGAGGGATATTATGTGCCGCTGGGTCTGGCGCGCGTGGAGATTCCCGTGCCCCGGCCGGACAGTCTGGATCTGGGTGCCGGTCTGGAACGTAACCGGCAGGTGTTCGGCGGCGACGAAGGCGAATCGGCGCAGCAGTCGCAACTCGAGGAACAGCAACTGGAAGGCAATCTGCGCCGATCGAACACGGAGCCGAGCACGTTGAAGGAGATGAACTTCCAGGAGTTGTACTCCCAGGAGATTCTCTTCCTTCGTTTCTGCTACTACGACGGCAAGCGCTGGTGGGACACGTGGGAGGTCGACGGGGAGAATCCGCTACCGCAACTGGTGCAGGTTACCATCGGGTATACGCCGACCGTGCCCTTCGAGGAGGAGTTCTCCGACCGGGCGATCACGGAGTTCTGCACGTGCATGAACCACGACCCGGTGGACTGCCTTCCGCAGCCGCCGGATCGCTTCACGGTGAATGTCCGGGTTCCGCAGGCCGATCCTCTGTTCCGCTCGCGCGTGGGACGAGAGACGCAGGACTTCATGGAGCAACTCTCCGGCGGCGGTGGTGGCGGGGCCGAAGGCGGCGGAGGAGGTGAAACCGCGCCATGAGATTCCGGCGTCCCGCGGTCATTCTGCCTACCGTGCTGTTCGTGCTGCTCCTGCTGGGGCTGCTGGTGGCGATGTATTCGTTCCGCGTGAACGCGGACCTGGCATCGATGCAGGCGGTGGCGTATCGAGCGCAGGCGCGGCTGGCCGCGGAGGCGGGCGTCGATTATGTGAAGCTGGGGTTGCGGGAATACCGGCTGGATGTAAACCGCTGGTACAACAATCCCGAGGAGCTCAACCGCGTGCTGGTCTGGTCGAGCGACACGGATCCTCGAGAGTGGGGCACGACGAGGGAATTCAACGACGACCGATCGGTGTACCGGTTCAGCATCGTGGCGGACGATCCGACCGACGACGAGGACTACATCCGGTTCGGGCTGACGGACGAAAGTGCCCGACTGAACCTCAACGAAGCGACGGAAGAGCAACTGCTGATTCTCGTCCGGTCGGCGGCGGCGGACGACACGGAGATCGATCCGCAGCGCATCGTCGATGCGATACTGGACTGGCGGGATGCGGACAGCGATCCGCACGGCGAGGATGTGGACACGGAAGGCGATTACTACCGCAAGCTGGATCGGCCTTATCTGGTGAAGAACGGTCCGTTCGACACGGTGGAGGAACTGCTGCTGGTCAAGGGGATGACGGCCAAGCTGCTCTACGGCGAGGATTTTGATCGCAATGGATTGCTCACGCCCAACGAGGACGACGGCGATCTGACCTTCCCGCCGGACAACGAGGACAACGTGCTGAATCGGGGGATGTATCCGTATCTGACGGTGCTGTCGAAGGAAGACAACGTCGCCAACGACAACCGCCAGCGTATCTACCTGTACATGCCCTCGGAGCAATTGCGCGACGAGCTGGATGCTGTTTTCCCGGAGGAGCCGGAGATCGTCGACTACATCGTCGGTGCATTGAAGCCGACGCAGGGCGGCGGTGCGGGCGGCGGCGGGGAAGGTGGTCCAGGCGGGGGCGGCGGGGAAGGCGGCGCCGGGAGCGACATGCCACCTCAGGAGCCGAAAGGCGGCGGCGGGACCCGTCCCGAGAATGAGAAGTCCGTCCAGTCGGGGAAGTTCGCGCAGGAGAATCCCGGAGACGGGCAGCCCGGCGGCGGCGAAGGCGGAAGCGGCGGGGATGGATCGGCGGGCGGGATTCCCGATACGGGAGGCGATCAAGAAGGTGGAGGGGATGCCGGGGGCGGTGGATCGGGCGGTGGTGGAGGAGGTTCGGGCGGCGGCGGCTCGGGAAGCCAGACGAGGCTGAAAACACCGGCCGGTCTGCTGCGTCCGCAGGAAGTTGACGGGCAGTTCGTGCCGAGCCCGCTGGGACCGGAGCATCTCGCGGCGCTGCTGGACAAGACGACGGTGGTGGATCCGCAACAACAGGACAGCATTCCGGGGTTGATCAACGTGAACACGGCGCCGCCGATCGTGCTGCGCTGCCTGACGGATCTCACGGAAGAGCAGGTGCAGGCGATCGTGTCGACGCGTGCTTCGCTGTCGAGCGAGGCCAAGGCCACGCCGGCGTGGCTGCTGACGGAAGGCATTGTTGATCTGGATGTTTTCGAGAAGATCGCGCCGAAGATCACGGCGCGCGGTCAGCAATTCACAATCGAATCGTTGGGATTCGCCGACCACATCGGCATGGTGGTGCGCCTGCAAGCCGTGGTGGAGGTGGTCGGCCCGATTGCACGAACCATCTATTATCGCGATCTTACCGAACTGGGCGGGCAGTATCCGATTCGCGAGGAAGACAAAGAGAGACTCCGTGGCCGCTAAGAACAAACTAAAAAGATTCGTCGCCCTGGACTGGGATCCGCGGATGCTGCACATCGTTCACGCGCAGACGAGCAAGCGCGGGGTGAAGATCGAGCGCCTGCTCTCCGTCACGATCCCGGAATCGATCGATCCGAACAGCCCGCAGGCCATGGGCGGATTCATCCGCCAGGCGCTGGAGCAGGAAGGGATCCGGACGCGAAGCGCGACCGTGGACGTGCCTCGCGACCAGGCCATTCTCAATACGTTGAAGCTGCCGGTGGCGGCGCGGGACGCGCTGCCCGGGATGGTGCGGATCCAGGTCGCCAAGGAGCTGCCGTTTCCGGTGGCGGCGGCGGCGGTGGATTTCACCGTGCCGGCCGCGGATACGTCGTCCCCGACGTCGGACGTGCTCGTGGCGGCGGTGCGCAACGAGGTGGTGGAGCAGTATGCGTCGACGATCGAGGCGGCCGGTCTGAGGCTGGACCGCATCGGGCTGCGTTCGTGGGCCAACCGCGTGGCGGTCTGCGAATTCCTGCGGCACGCGCTTCCCGAGCGTGTGCTGTTCGTCGACGTCCGCCCGACGTTCACGGAAATCGGCATTCTGCACAACGGCTCGCTGGTGTTCACGCGGGCCGCGTCCGTATCGATTCCGCAGGGTCTGGACGACGACAGCAACCTGTCACTCGACGCGCTGCGCGAGGCCATGCAGAAGCGCGGGGAAGACGACGACGAAAGTTCGCGGCCGCGGCTCTCCGGCGATTCGGTGGTCAGCACGCTGGTCGATGAGGTTACGCGTTCGATCGAGGCCTATCGGTCGCGCGATGCCGGGGCGCACATCGACCACGCCGTGATCAGCGGCGACCTCGGGGTGGAGGAGCGTCTCGCGGACATTCTCCAGCGCAAGCTCTCGATATCGGTCGACCTGTACAACCCGGCGTCGTCGTTCGGTTGGGAGCCGGACGAAGGCGCGGCGGCGGCGGCGTTCGCGGCATCGCTGGGTCTCGTGCTCAGCCACGCGGCAGAGGGCGTGGATCATTTCGACTTCCTCCACCCCAAGCAGGTGGAGACGGCGGCGACGCGACGTTTGCGCCGCGCGCCAGCGGTAGCGGCGGTAATCATCCTGTTCGTTGCCGCACCGGTCGTTTTTCTGCTGGAGGGCACGAAGGCGGATCGGCGGCAGCTCGCGGAGGTCAACCGGCAGATCGAGGAGCTGGAGTCGAAAGAGAAGGACTATCGCAAATTCGTTACCCTGGTGGGCGACATCCGCTCGTTCGACAAGGACCAGCTCGTCTGGGTCGATGTTCTTCTCGATCTGATGGGCGTGCTCCCCTCCAACGAAGAGCTCGTGATCGAGCGGATCGATCTCAAGCAAAAGGACAACCGCATCGAGCTGGTCACGCGAGCCAAACGGCGGGCCGTGGCGACGGAAGTCGTGCGCCGGCTGTATGAGTTCCGTCGCGAAGGACGGGAGTCGCACCGTTTCACGGCGACGTTCGGATCGCAGATTGAAAAGCCCGGCGAGAAATACCCCATCTCGCAGAAGTTCACCATCGAGGTGCACAACGACGAGTTGAAGAAGGGCAAGCACGGCCGGTCGGGCGGCGAGCCCGCCGGATCGGACTCCTGACACCGCGGAGGAAGGACGAGACAGGTCATGAATCAACGATCAAGAATCCTCGCGGGGCTTTTCGGACTGGCCATTGCCTATGCGGTGATCGCCAACGTGGTCTATCCGCGCTGGATCGAGCCGCTGGTGAAGATCGACGAGCGTATTGCGGCGCGCGAGGAAGAGCTGGCGAAGCTGCAGAAGCTGGAGTCCCAGACGGAACAGGCCAAGCGCGAATACATCTCGTTCATGGAGCGTGCGGGCTCGACGGACATCGCCAAGGTGGAGACCGCCGCGCGGGAGCGGATCAACCGGCTGATCAACAAGTACAACCTGGAGCACGCCAGCGTAACACCCAATCGCGGCACGGTGGATCGCAAGACCGGCCTGACGCGGATGACGCTGACGATCTCGGCCGAGGGCACGCTGAAGGACGCGACGCTATTCCTCAAGGATCTCGCGGAAATCCCGCAATTGATGGAGGTGACATCGGCGACACTGTATCCGGTCTCGGAGGCAGGCAAGGGGCGCGACAAAGGCCGGACTGAGGAGCGCGTGGCGATTCGCGCACCGGTCGAATTGCTGGTGCTGCCGCAGGATCGCATCCTCGGCAAGCGGATCGCGGACGCCGACCTGAATCCGCCGGAACAGATCGTGCGGCACCAGGATCGGGATTATACGCTGATTTGGGATCGCACTCCCTTTACGGAATACATCCCGCTCGATCCGCTGGTGGTGAATGCCGGCGGCGCGATCAACGTCGAGGTCGGCCAGCCCGCGGCGATCCAGGCGACGGCGCAGGGCGGAGACGGGAACTACACCTTTGAATGGACGCCAAAGGAAGGTCTGACGGACCCGGGCACGGCGCGGACCAACGTGGATACGTCGGCCATCGGGAACTTCCTGTACACGGTGGCGGTAATCGACGGCAAGGAAAACAAGGCTTCGGCCACGGTTCGCGTGACCGTGAAAGAGCCGCCGCCTCCGCCCACCCGCGTTGTGGAGACGCCGACGGAGCGCCCGCCGCCGCCTCCGCCGGTGATGAAGCCGGTGCGGATGCGCTCGCCCAACGCCCGCGATCTGCAACTGGCGATGATCCTTACGCGCGTGGAGGATGATGAGCAGTCGGGCGGCGTGATGGTGTACGACTCGCGCATGCGCCAGACGCATTACGTGGCCGTCGGTGAACCCTTCGAGGGCGGCACGTTGGTCTATGTTCATCCGCGGGCGGCATTGGTCGAATGGCGTGACGAGTTCTTCGTGTACCCGGTGGGCGGAATGCTCGATCAGGAGATCAGCCTCGATCAAACCGAGGACTATCCGTATCTGAAGCGAGCGGTGGAGTTCCATCGCGAGGCGAAGCTCGCGGCGGCGAAGGAGCAGGCCGAGTCGCCGGCGGCGGGCGAAAATGTCCTCCCGGCGGATGAGGAAACAGCGGCGCAGGGGGATTCCCCCGCGGCAGACGGACCTCCGGAACAGGGCGCCGGATCGCCTCCGGAGGAGGGAGCACAGCCGCCGGATGCCGCGGCCGGGCAACCACCGTCGTCGGAAGCGTCACCGCCGGTCCGGCGCGTTGCGCCACGGCGCAAGGGTCTTCGGCCGAGTCCGACTCCGCCGAGCGCGCATCCGCGACCGGGCGAGTCCACGGGAGATTCCGAGGGGTCGGCGGCTCCCGGTGGTCAACCAGCCGGGGCATCGCCGAAGACGGTTCCGGTGCAGAAACCCGCGGGGGCAGAAGGTGTAGAAGAAGGCAGGAACGCGGCGCCGCGTTCGGGATCATCGGGCGCTCCGGCCGGTGGACCGACGCCGGGGACCCAGCCGACGCCGGTGGCGAACCAAGCCGCCGAGGGTGGACCGGGGGCGACGCCCGAGCCGACGAACAATGTCATGGATGCGCAGTCGGAAGAGCGCACAGATGGAACGTTACCGACTCCGAACTTGACCTCGAAGGAACGAGAAGAGCGTCGCAAGCAGATTATCGAGCGGCTCAAGAAGGAGCGGGAAGAACGGCGTAAACGTCGCTCGACCAAGTGATCATTCCGGTTGAGGGCGACGCCATCATCGAGAAGCCCGGTGGCGGGCAGCGTCAGGGTGAAGAATGGCGACCTAAGCCGCGGAGGCGGCGGATCGTTGAGGATGAAACATGACTACCCGAAATGACAGAGGTCGGGCGGAATGCCTGGTCGCGTTGTTCGCGGCGGTGATCGTCGGTCTTACGGCGGTAACGGATTCCGCGCAGGCCGCTCGAAACGCCGACGTTGCTCTCACCCGGTCGGAACAGGACCAGCCGTCGAGTACGCGCACGCGACTCCCGGCGCGCCCCGGGCGCAAGTCCGTGCGGACGGCTCCGACTCCCGCGCCGAATAACGCTGCGGCCGAGGGTCAGGCGGAGCAGGCGGTTCCCTCGCCTGCCGGAGCCGAGCCCGTCCCGGCGGCGTTTCCACCCGAAGTCCAGGCGCGAATCGAGGCGGCCAAGGCAGATCGCGCGGCGGAAGAGCAGGCGGAGCAGGATACCCCGGTGGGGCCGAATCCGGCGAGCGTCCCGGCGGCTCAGTCGCCGCCGGCGGTGAATCCGCTGGAGGGTCTGGCGCAGTCGCGGCGTACGGCCGGGGATCGGCGTCGGCAGATGCGCCAGCCGGGCACGCCGCGCGGATCGCCGACGACGCCGGGGGTTGTGCCGGGCGGCGGTGACGCGGTGGTGGGATCGGCGATCAACATTCCACCGGCCGAGAACGACGTGCCGCCCGAAGACCGCTTGTACTCGTTCAGCATCAAGGACGCGCCTTATTCGGTGCTGATCGAGGGTATCGCGCAGCAGACGGGGCTGGGAATCATCGGCAGCGCGCCGCCGGACGGGACGGTCACGTTCATCACGGACGAGCAGCTGACCTTTGACGAGCTCATGCAGCGGGTTCGCGAGCTGCTCTTCAATTACAAACCGATTGATCCGTACTGGATTCTCCGCGAGGAGAACGGGCTACGCGTGGTTCGCGTGGTGGACTACCTGCGGGAGCTCAAGCCCGAGCTGATGTTCAAAAGCGTCGAGGAGTTCCAGAAGGCCAACCTTCCCGACCACGAGCTGGTGCTCGTGCTGTATACGCCGAAGAAGGGATCGCTGTCCGATCTCACGGTCGTGCGCGACTTCCTCCCCGATTACCTTCGCGTCACGCCGATGGAGAACTCCAACACCGTGGCGATCTTCGCGCTGGTGCGGGACATCAAGAAGTATCTGGAGCTTGTGGATATTTTCGTGACGCCGGGAGGTAAGGATCCGCGCACGCTCGAGTTGATTCCGGTCCAGTTCACATCGCCCAGCCAGGCCTATGCGCAGTTGCAGAAACTGATGGACTCGGAGACGGGTCCCGATGGTGTTGCGCGGCCGAGGCTCCGTCGGGGGCAGCCCACCGGAAGTCCGCTGGAGAGCATTCCCGAACCGCCGGTGAGCATCGTGCCCGATGACGCGCAGGGGGTGCTGATCGTCCGGGCGATGCAGGACAAGATCGCGGAGATCAAGGATCTGCTGAAAGTGGTGGACGTGGACACGGAGACGAAGTTCACGCCCGCGGTCATCGAGGTGAAGTACAACGCGCCGGATGCGATTATCAACACGGTGCAGCAGATTCTATCGACGGGCGGTACGGCGACGCCGACGGCACCGACGACGTCGGGGCGGCGTCGGTCGCGGCGGCCGCGCACGCCCCAGCCGAATCCCGGTCAGCCGGCGGACAGCGGCATTACGATGATTCCACATCCCGCCGGGGGAGCCATTATCGTTCTGGCCGACGACGAGACGGTGGCGCAGGTGCGCAAGCTGGTCCAACAGTTGGACATTCAGACGACGGCTGATCCGACGTTCATCGCGATCGAATACGCCGAGCCGGAAGTGCTGGTCGCGGCGATCACGCAGATGGTATCGGGTCCCGGTGCGGGTGGTCCGCGGGGTCGAGCGCCGGGTGCGGAAACCAGTGTTTCCATTGTCACCGATCCGGGCGGGACGGGCATATGGGTTACGGGCACGCCCCGGGACGTGGAGCGTATCCGGGGACTGGTCAAGGAGATGGACCGGGCCCAGGACGCACCGACGCTGCACGTCGTTCAACTGGTGAACCAGAAGCCGTCGTTCGTGGCCCAGATTCTCACACAGGTCGATGCCGGCGGGGGAAGCGTGGCCATCGGCGGATCTACGCCGCCGCGAGGGCGACGTCCAAGGCGGCCTCCGGCCCGCGCCGGCGCAGCGGGCGTCGACAGCAGCACGAAGTTCAATCCGGTCGATGAAACGCGGCGGTTGTTCATTCTGTGCACCGACGCCGAGTGGACGCAATACAAGGCCGTCATCGACGATCTGGAGAGCGAGACACCCGTTGCCGAGTTCGAGGTCGTAACGGTCGAGAACATTGCGCCGGAAGAGGCGATCGAGAAGATCCAGACGATTATCGCGGGCGGTGTTCCGGGTGGGGCGGCGCCGCCGCGCAACGTGACCACCGGCTTGCGCATGATCGCTTCGGACACGGGGATCATCGTCATGGGGGCGACCCCGGTCGATCTGTCCACCATCCGGGCCATTTTGGCGGAGATCGACAAGCCCGTGGACATCGAGCAGCGGACGTTCGTTGTCGAGCACGTGAATCCCGCGGATTTGAAGGTGGCGCTCGAGCAGCTGTTTGCCGACGGCGTAACGCCGGGGAATCCGCGTCGGCCGCGCGGGCGGCGCGGTGTACCTGCGGCTCCGACGGCGACGCCGGGCGGCAGCGCGTCGATGACGATTGTGCAGGTGTCCAATACGCTCGTGGTGAAGGCGCCTCCGGATGTCATGACGCAGGTCGCCGAGTTCATCGGTGAATTCGACGTGCCGCGCGACAAGCCGGAAATGCGCGTCTACGACGACTTTCCGCGCGGGACGGACATGTATCAACTGGTCGAAGCGGTGCAATCGCTGCTCACGGATTCGGGCGGGCGGCAGGCGGTGCGAGGCCAGCGGCCTGCCGATCTCGTGCCGACCGAAGGTGAGTTCGTGCCGCGGTTCGTTCCACAGCAGGCGGCGGGACGGCTTATCGTCATGGCGCGACCGGAGCAGTTTGCGGAGATCGAGACGACCCTGGAGACGCTCAAGAGCGAAATCACCGTCACGCCGATCGTGACGGAGTTCATCCCGCTCAAGCACGCCGACGCGGACGCCGTCGTGGAGCAGGTTGATCCTCTGCTGGCCCTGCACGTGGAGCGATTGATCGCCCAGGGTGAAATCGCGGAGGCGGCGGACGATGCCGGTGGGGCGCCGAATCCGGTTGCGCAGCGTGGGGCGCGGCGCGTGCCGCGTCCGGTGGCCGGGGGCACACAGCGTCCCTATCAGCTTCTCGCCGATGCGGCGAATCGCCGGATCGTCATCGCGGCCGAAGAGCCCATCGTGGCCGAGGCCCGCAAGCTCATCTCAGCGTTCGACGTGCCCGGCAGCGCCGTCGAGCCCGTGGAAGTGGCCTACATCAATGTGAAGTACGCCAACCCGGAGGATATCGTCTCGGCGATCGAGCCGGTGATCGCGATGAAGGTGCAGGAATTCGTTGCGGGCGGTGAAATCGCTCCCGAGGCGCCGACGGTGACGCCGGACCAACCGGGGCAAAAGGGTGTGCGGCGGGGGCGCATGCCGCAGGCCATGAACCGTGAGACGCGGCGCTATCACCTGGCGGCCGATCTTCGCCAGCGGCGTCTGGTGGTTGCCGGGCCCAAATCGGTTATCGATCTGACGCGCAAGCTCGTGTCGGATTTCGATCTGCCCGGATCGGACAGCGGGCGGGTGGAGATCGACTACCTGGCCGTGAAATACGCCACGCCGTCGGAACTTGTGGAGCGGATGGACCCGTTTCTCCAGATTCGCGTGCAGCAGTACTTCAGCGACGAGGTGCTCGGCACGGACGAGACGGCGGCGGGCAACCCTGCGGCCGCACGCATCCGGGGCGCTCAGCGCGGCGAATCCCGTCGCTATCACCTCGAACCGGACGATCGCAACGGGCAGATCATCGTTGCGGCGCCGCGGCCGGTGATTGATGAAGCGCGTTCGCTCGTGTCGCAAATGGACAAGCCGACGGAAGGGGACAACATCGTCTTCGAGACGGTGGCATTGGAGAACACCGAGCCTGACGACATGGTCG
It includes:
- a CDS encoding type II secretion system protein — encoded protein: MRPRVRHRQHSRGVTLLEVVLAMAVLVLLSSTMYWFYASTLESREKGQAESQRLRLVRAILDRMATEIRQASITTADGRAGIRGTAERIWLSTIRVPDREFARKRFLREGYQPDAYDLTKVEYKIIRHPQAQTPEGYYVPLGLARVEIPVPRPDSLDLGAGLERNRQVFGGDEGESAQQSQLEEQQLEGNLRRSNTEPSTLKEMNFQELYSQEILFLRFCYYDGKRWWDTWEVDGENPLPQLVQVTIGYTPTVPFEEEFSDRAITEFCTCMNHDPVDCLPQPPDRFTVNVRVPQADPLFRSRVGRETQDFMEQLSGGGGGGAEGGGGGETAP
- the pilM gene encoding pilus assembly protein PilM; this encodes MAAKNKLKRFVALDWDPRMLHIVHAQTSKRGVKIERLLSVTIPESIDPNSPQAMGGFIRQALEQEGIRTRSATVDVPRDQAILNTLKLPVAARDALPGMVRIQVAKELPFPVAAAAVDFTVPAADTSSPTSDVLVAAVRNEVVEQYASTIEAAGLRLDRIGLRSWANRVAVCEFLRHALPERVLFVDVRPTFTEIGILHNGSLVFTRAASVSIPQGLDDDSNLSLDALREAMQKRGEDDDESSRPRLSGDSVVSTLVDEVTRSIEAYRSRDAGAHIDHAVISGDLGVEERLADILQRKLSISVDLYNPASSFGWEPDEGAAAAAFAASLGLVLSHAAEGVDHFDFLHPKQVETAATRRLRRAPAVAAVIILFVAAPVVFLLEGTKADRRQLAEVNRQIEELESKEKDYRKFVTLVGDIRSFDKDQLVWVDVLLDLMGVLPSNEELVIERIDLKQKDNRIELVTRAKRRAVATEVVRRLYEFRREGRESHRFTATFGSQIEKPGEKYPISQKFTIEVHNDELKKGKHGRSGGEPAGSDS